A stretch of the Drosophila sulfurigaster albostrigata strain 15112-1811.04 chromosome 2L, ASM2355843v2, whole genome shotgun sequence genome encodes the following:
- the LOC133836143 gene encoding LOW QUALITY PROTEIN: facilitated trehalose transporter Tret1 (The sequence of the model RefSeq protein was modified relative to this genomic sequence to represent the inferred CDS: deleted 1 base in 1 codon) — translation MCLPKRVSGAAIQSVATAIGNLLCFNFGLIFGITPAHMALYESEKLTPLNEATDPTGSALLTGYLFLSAAVGAAVSGWLALRIGPKSVLLCCGLLQIFGWFCIHFGFDIVHIYASRIFCGIAAGGAFVVLPIFINEIAESRDKAARLTFTIELWRTLGILFGILLGYYVQYQYVNIIGCIASCTFSLCFPFVQESPHYYLRKGNVPCLEKSLRWYRGIRDIDDREQPEYLQELAEFKAELKQRSAAKNSSTELSHSYIVRLIFVSFLLTVCAKLSGVFVELNYAADFLGRTGYSIEVNYVVLASAQCVGGLFARLFGPQLPRKLLLCLSSLLAAAAVIALALFKQFGHNWALGDWCTRYLPIVLLGLQLLFVSFGLYPLAAVVSSEVLPTKLHDLLYSIASACAWLLLFGMIEGFNAVKTSLGPGLLLYLLVFAAASIFVGLISLPLLPETRNRRASAVQRDLGYVEQAGPVAKTTDAMGNGHVATHI, via the exons atgtgCCTGCCGAAGCGAGTCTCCGGAGCAGCCATCCAGAGTGTGGCAACAGCCATAG GAAACCTGTTATGCTTCAATTTTGGACTCATATTTGGCATCACGCCCGCTCATATGGCGCTCTACGAATCGGAGAAGTTGACGCCACTCAATGAGGCGACAGATCCAACAGGTTCAGCTTTGTTAACTGGTTATTTATTTCTAagtgctgctgttggcgcCGCTGtctctggctggctggcattACGCATAGGGCCAAAATCTGTGCTACTTTGCTGCGGTCTTTTGCAGATT TTTGGCTGGTTCTGCATTCACTTTGGATTCGATATCGTTCACATTTACGCCTCGCGCATCTTTTGCGGCATCGCTGCTGGCGGCGCCTTTGTTGTACTGCCCATTTTCATTAATGAGATTGCCGAGTCGAGGGACAAAGCTGCCCGCTTGACCTTCACCATCGAACTGTGGCGCACTCTAGGCATTCTCTTTGGCATTCTACTGGGCTACTATGTGCAGTATCAGTATGTGAACATTATTGGCTGCATTGCCTCGTGCACGTTCTCGCTGTGCTTCCCCTTTGTGCAGGAGAGTCCGCACTATTATCTGCGCAAAGGCAATGTTCCGTGTCTGGAGAAATCGCTGCGTTGGTATCGCGGCATTCGCGACATCGATGATCGCGAGCAGCCCGAATATCTGCAGGAATTGGCCGAGTTCAAGGCGGAACTCAAGCaacgaagc gcagcaaaaaacagCTCAACGGAATTATCGCACAGTTACATTGTGCGTCTGATCTTTGTCAGTTTTCTGCTCACCGTTTGCGCCAAGCTGAGCGGCGTCTTTGTCGAGCTGAACTATGCTGCCGATTTTCTGGGACGCACTGGTTACTCCATCGAAGTGAACTACGTGGTGCTGGCCTCAGCTCAGTGTGTGGGCGGCTTGTTCGCCCGCCTCTTTGGTCCCCAACTGCCGCGCAAG ctgttgctttgCCTCTCctcgctgcttgctgctgcggctgtcaTTGCCCTGGCGCTCTTCAAGCAATTTGGCCATAATTGGGCGTTGGGCGATTGGTGCACACGGTATTTACCCATTGTGCTGCTCGGCCTTCAACTGCTCTTTGTTAGTTTCGGACTCTATCCGCTTGCCGCTGTCGTCAGCAGCGAAGTATTGCCCACAAAG CTGCATGACCTGCTCTACTCGATAGCCTCGGCCTGCGCCTGGTTGCTGCTCTTTGGCATGATTGAG GGCTTCAACGCGGTCAAGACAAGCCTGGGCCCTGGACTATTGCTCTACCTGTTGGTCTTTGCAGCTGCCTCGATATTCGTGGGATTGATTTCGTTGCCTCTGTTGCCCGAGACACGCAATCGTCGTGCTTCGGCCGTGCAACGTGATTTGGGCTATGTGGAGCAGGCGGGGCCGGTGGCCAAGACAACCGATGCGATGGGCAATGGACACGTTGCAACGCATATCTAG
- the LOC133848272 gene encoding facilitated trehalose transporter Tret1-like, whose amino-acid sequence MGCSKSTRNQYFAALSVNLISVSFGANFGWVSTSIAQLLRPETSRLTSEITNDGLGWLTSVMSIGGLLGGIVFGWLADRIGRRACILLMGILVAVNWLLIIFARSLVQLCVARIIAGAVGGCCFAVIPVYITEMTEDRLRSTLGTFMSLSMCIGSLFIHILGYFLHYVTVAWIMLLIPAALLCTFTFIPDTPEYLERYHKKGVENSLRYFRGISANENAQLQAELTKLCKPFATLENGRDQSEDNKLHLKDFTNRKARKAIFIGFGIILANQLTGCLTMAKYISVVFRDAGSSLSPIGSSIVVILVQLVGTYSATLFVERAGRKTLMLISTAGICLGQVSMAFYYYMGQLNIDSRPFNWLPIASFAFIMFCGAFVR is encoded by the exons ATGGGCTGCTCAAAGAGCACCAGAAATCAATATTTTGCTGCTTTAAGTG TAAATCTAATATCTGTGTCGTTTGGCGCCAATTTCGGTTGGGTTTCCACAAGCATTGCTCAATTGTTGAGGCCCGAAACAAGTCGTCTGACCTCGGAGATAACCAACGATGGATTGGGTTGGCTAACTTCCGTGATGTCGATTGGTGGGCTTCTGGGCGGCATTGTCTTTGGCTGGTTGGCGGACAGAATTGGTCGTCGAGCGTGTATTCTTTTGATGGGCATACTTGTCGCG GTAAACTGgctcttaattatttttgcccGCAGTCTCGTCCAATTGTGCGTGGCACGTATTATAGCCGGAGCAGTcggtggctgctgctttgcgGTTATTCCGGTTTACATCACTGAAATGACTGAGGACAGACTTCGCAGCACTTTGGGCACCTTTATGTCCCTTAGCATGTGCATCGGCTCGCTCTTTATACACATTCTGGGATACTTCCTTCATTATGTGACGGTTGCTTGGATTATGCTTTTGATTCCTGCAGCACTCCTTTGCACCTTTACGTTCATACCCGATACACCTGAATACCTGGAACGTTATCATAAAAAAGGTGTGGAGAACTCTCTCAGATATTTTCGAGGTATCTCTGCAAATGAGAACGCACAGCTTCAAGCCGAGCTCACCAAATTGTGCAAGCCTTTCGCCACATTAGAAAATGGTCGCGACCAAAGCGAGGACAACAAACTGCATTTAAAGGACTTCA CTAATCGCAAAGCACGTAAAGCCATCTTCATTGGATTTGGAATTATTTTGGCCAATCAGTTGACCGGTTGTTTAACAATGGCCAAGTATATCTCTGTCGTCTTTAGAGATGCTGGCTCCAGTCTATCGCCTATTGGATCGTCGATCGTTGTCATCCTCGTTCAGCTGGTGGGCACTTACTCGGCCACGTTATTTGTGGAGCGAGCTGGTCGAAAGACTTTGATGCTCATCTCGACCGCTGGCATTTGCTTGGGACAAGTTTCCATGGCTTTCTATTACTATATGGGTCAATTGAATATTGATTCTAGGCCGTTCAATTGGTTGCCCATTGCTTCATTCGCATTTATAATGTTTTGTGGCGCCTTTG TGAGATAA
- the LOC133844490 gene encoding facilitated trehalose transporter Tret1-like, translated as MGASKSTRNQYFAALSVNLISVSFGANFGWVSTSIDQLMRPETSRLDSELTNDGLGWLASVMSIGGLLGSIVFSWLADKFGRRACFLFMGTLVAVNWLLIIVARSLVQLCMARVLAGAIGGGCFAVIPVYITEMTEDRLRSTLGTFMSLSMCIGLLVMHILGYFLDYVTVAWIMLLIPAAFLCTFSFIPDTPEYLERYHKNGVEKSLRYFRGISANENAQLQVELTKLCKPFATLENGDQSMDNKLHLKDFTNRKARKAFFIGFGIILANQLSGCLTMSKYISVVFRDAGSSLSPIGSSIVVILIQLVGTYSATLFVERAGRKTLMLISTAGICLGQVSMAFYYYMGQLNIDSRPFNWLPIASLSFIMFCGSIGLLAVDHIVISEITPPKIRSVIVRVHMVTMSAISICLAKAFPHMSESMGISGIVSMFAVFSFLLTIFIALYVPETKGKSIQEIQASL; from the exons ATGGGCGCCTCAAAGAGCACCAGAAATCAATATTTTGCAGCTTTAAGTG TGAATCTAATATCTGTGTCGTTTGGCGCCAATTTCGGCTGGGTTTCCACAAGCATTGATCAATTGATGAGGCCCGAAACAAGTCGTCTGGATTCGGAGCTAACCAACGATGGATTGGGTTGGCTAGCTTCCGTGATGTCGATTGGTGGGCTTCTGGGCAGCATTGTCTTTAGCTGGTTGGCGGACAAATTTGGTCGTCGAgcctgttttctttttatgggCACACTTGTTGCG GTAAACTGGCTCTTGATTATTGTTGCCCGCAGTCTCGTCCAATTGTGCATGGCACGTGTTTTAGCCGGAGCAATCGGTGGCGGCTGCTTTGCGGTTATTCCGGTTTACATCACTGAAATGACTGAGGACAGACTTCGCAGCACTTTGGGCACCTTTATGTCCCTTAGCATGTGCATCGGCTTGCTCGTTATGCATATTCTGGGATACTTCCTTGATTATGTGACGGTTGCTTGGATTATGCTTTTGATTCCTGCAGCATTCCTTTGTACTTTTTCGTTCATACCCGATACACCTGAATACCTGGAACGTTATCATAAAAATGGTGTGGAGAAGTCTCTCAGATATTTTCGAGGTATCTCTGCAAATGAGAACGCACAGCTTCAAGTCGAGCTCACAAAATTGTGCAAACCTTTCGCCACATTAGAAAATGGCGATCAAAGCATGGACAACAAACTGCATTTAAAAGATTTCA CTAATCGCAAGGCACGTAAAGCCTTCTTCATTGGATTTGGAATTATTTTGGCCAATCAGTTGAGCGGTTGTTTAACAATGTCCAAGTATATCTCAGTCGTCTTTAGAGATGCTGGCTCCAGTCTATCGCCTATTGGATCGTCGATCGTTGTCATCCTCATTCAGCTGGTGGGCACTTACTCGGCCACGTTATTTGTGGAGCGAGCTGGTCGAAAGACTTTGATGCTCATCTCGACCGCTGGCATTTGCTTGGGACAAGTTTCCATGGCTTTCTATTACTATATGGGTCAATTGAATATTGATTCTAGGCCGTTCAATTGGTTGCCCATTGCCTCATTGTCATTTATAATGTTTTGTGGCTCCATTGGTCTGTTGGCAGTTGATCACATTGTAATAAGTGAGATCACACCTCCAAAAATTCGAAGTGTGATCGTCAGAGTTCATATGGTTACAATGTCCGCGATATCTATCTGCCTTGCAAAG GCTTTTCCTCATATGAGCGAATCGATGGGAATTTCTGGAATTGTTTCCATGTTTGCAGTCTTCTCATTCCTGCTAACgatttttattgcactttatGTACCCGAGACAAAGGGAAAATCCATTCAAGAAATTCAAGCGagcttataa
- the LOC133850842 gene encoding uncharacterized protein LOC133850842: protein MLRNDKINEIYKLRAAVDNTYVYNSELIDKLKNIDNIDVATIHESLNFYLALGVLISAIVFGWLSEKFGRRRCLLLMVIPAVLSWLLIMFISDWRYLYFERIIAGFVGGCCFAVIPVYITEMAEDRFRGILGTFMPLGMTIGMLIIILLVPIIGKELAAGIMIVIDIAFLSTFIFIPDSPEYLQRYNKKEVEKSLRYFRGISPSEDAQYQVELAKLSTLCETLENGVQRDENNLPVTNVSNQKALKAFIIGFGVILAKFFSDHLKIILLSLSQNFLGLYLRPYW from the exons ATGCTACGAAACGATAAAATTAATGAGATTTATAAGTTGCGCGCAGCTGTCGATAATACCTATGTGTATAATAGCGAACTTATCGATAAACtcaaaaatatcgataatatCGATGTCGCTACCATCCACGAATCTTTGAATTTCTACCTGGCACTTGGTGTACTGATTAGCGCCATTGTCTTTGGCTGGCTGTCAGAAAAATTCGGTCGTCGACGCTGTCTACTTTTAATGGTTATACCAGCCGTG TTAAGCTGGTTGCTGATTATGTTCATTTCCGATTGGCGTTATCTGTACTTCGAACGAATTATTGCTGGATTTGTGGGAGGCTGCTGTTTTGCGGTTATTCCAGTTTATATCACTGAAATGGCTGAGGATCGTTTTCGGGGTATCTTGGGCACATTCATGCCCCTTGGCATGACCATCGGCATGCTCATTATAATTCTTCTTGTACCTATTATTGGTAAAGAGCTTGCTGCTGGCATCATGATTGTCATTGATATAGCATTCCTCAGCACTTTTATCTTCATTCCTGATTCCCCGGAATATCTGCAGcgatataataaaaaagaagtgGAGAAATCCCTGAGATATTTTCGAGGTATCTCTCCGAGTGAAGACGCGCAGTATCAGGTAGAACTCGCCAAATTGTCGACACTTTGCGAAACTCTTGAAAATGGTGTGCAAAGAGACGAAAACAATTTACCGGTTACCAATGTCT CTAATCAAAAGGCACTTAAGGCCTTCATCATTGGATTTGGAGTTATTCTGGCTAAATTTTTCAGCG ACCACTTGAAGATTATACTATTGTCATTATCCCAGAACTTCTTGGGACTTTATCTGCGACCCTATTGGTAG
- the LOC133849650 gene encoding facilitated trehalose transporter Tret1-like, with the protein MSSKGDVKFQYLAAIYVNIVSISFGAYCGWPSASFLELAGKDSPLETGPLTQGDQGSVAAVLCLGGLIGNVFFVWLADRCGRKNSLLWVTLPSLLGWVLIPFARNPTHLIVARFLGGAAGGGVFGVIPIYIAELAEDSVRGILGTFLVLTCNIGIVIAFVLGYYFNYATVSWIVATLSVLFFVCFWFMPETPQYLMQKQKTEQAECALRYYRNIRSRQSKELSEELQQELHKLRATEEKAEKAGEDEVDDNAVTWADFANPTARKAFLIGFGLVASNQGCGVFAMLNYTAIIFAQSGCSMEPTIAAIIVGVIQVVGSYVATLLVERAGRKMLLLISAVGICLSQLVMGAHSYLKSIEYDTAGFDWVPIVAFAFMLFIAACGLLTVPFLAIAEIMPPKIRSTANMLLMSVLWVLSMIAIKLIPLLMESLGMHGSLFLFASLTLCGTLFIAIFVPETKGKSIETILASL; encoded by the exons ATGAGTTCCAAAGGCGatgttaaatttcaatatcttGCCGCCATTTACG TTAATATCGTGTCCATCTCTTTTGGCGCTTATTGCGGTTGGCCGTCGGCTAGTTTTCTGGAGTTGGCCGGCAAAGATAGTCCCCTAGAGACTGGACCTTTAACGCAAGGTGATCAAGGCAGCGTGGCTGCAGTGCTCTGCCTGGGCGGTCTCATTGGCAATGTGTTCTTTGTGTGGTTGGCTGATCGCTGTGGTCGCAAGAATTCGTTGCTGTGGGTAACGTTGCCATCGCTG TTGGGTTGGGTTCTAATACCTTTCGCCAGGAACCCCACACATTTGATTGTAGCGCGCTTTCTGGGCGGTGCGGCTGGCGGCGGTGTCTTTGGAGTGATACCCATTTATATAGCCGAGCTGGCCGAAGATAG TGTTCGCGGAATTCTGGGCACTTTTTTGGTGCTGACTTGCAACATTGGCATTGTGATTGCCTTTGTGCTCGGCTACTACTTCAACTATGCCACCGTATCGTGGATTGTGGCCACCTTATCGGTGCTGTTCTTTGTGTGCTTCTGGTTCATGCCCGAGACGCCGCAGTATCTGATGCAGAAACAGAAGACTGAGCAGGCAGAGTGTGCATTACGCTACTATCGCAACATACGCTCACGGCAGTCGAAGGAACTGAGCGAGGAGCTGCAGCAGGAGCTGCACAAGTTGCGTGCGACCGAAGAGAAGGCGGAAAAAGCCGGCGAGGATGAGGTGGACGATAATGCGGTCACATGGGCGGACTTTG CTAATCCTACGGCGCGCAAAGCTTTTCTCATTGGCTTCGGTCTGGTGGCCTCCAATCAGGGTTGCGGAGTCTTTGCCATGCTCAACTACACAGCTATTATCTTTGCCCAGTCTGGCTGCAGTATGGAGCCAACCATCGCCGCCATCATTGTGGGCGTCATCCAGGTGGTGGGCTCCTATGTGGCCACCTTGCTAGTGGAGCGTGCTGGCCGCAAAATGCTGCTACTTATCTCCGCCGTGGGCATCTGTCTCAGCCAACTGGTTATGGGTGCACACAGCTACCTCAAGAGCATTGAATACGATACTGCCGGGTTTGATTGGGTGCCCATTGTTGCCTTCGCTTTCATGCTCTTCATTGCCGCATGCGGACTGTTGACGGTGCCGTTCCTCGCGATTGCGGAGATTATGCCGCCCAAGATACGCAGCACAGCCAACATGCTGCTCATGTCCGTGCTGTGGGTGCTCTCCATGATCGCCATCAAG CTCATTCCACTGCTGATGGAATCATTGGGCATGCATGGTTCCTTGTTCCTCTTTGCCAGCTTGACGCTTTGCGGCACCCTCTTCATTGCCATCTTTGTTCCCGAGACGAAGGGCAAATCCATCGAGACCATTCTGGCCAGCTTGTAG